One segment of Anguilla anguilla isolate fAngAng1 chromosome 1, fAngAng1.pri, whole genome shotgun sequence DNA contains the following:
- the LOC118211030 gene encoding von Willebrand factor D and EGF domain-containing protein: MVLFFCSLGPLRTGLLLASVGLFVSVCEGRSEASRGVVIPFVFDPKAICDPPCKHAGICIRNNTCFCSKGYEGELCQYADCYPKCKNGGECLRPGKCRCPPGFGGKYCHKVVCDGGCWNGGDCTAVNGVVKCLCPSSWTGSKCQEAICPQGCRNGGSCVAPGICSCLEGWLGGACHTAVCKRPCLNGGKCISPDVCRCHPHFSGPRCEEKKKAFYNRG, from the exons ATGGTGCTGTTTTTCTGCTCTCTTGGCCCGTTGAGGACGGGGCTCCTGCTGGCCTCCGTTGGTCTTTTCGTGAGCGTCTGTGAGGGCCGTTCAGAGGCGTCCCGTGGGGTGGTCATCCCCTTCGTGTTTGACCCCAAAGCAATATGCGACCCGCCATGCAAGCACGCAGGAATCTGCATCCGAAACAACACCTGTTTCTGCTCCAAGGGCTATGAGGGAGAGCTCTGCCAGTATG CTGACTGTTATCCCAAGTGTAAGAATGGAGGGGAGTGCCTTCGTCCTGGGAAATGTAGATGTCCTCCAGGATTTGGAGGAAAATATTGTCATAAAG TGGTCTGTGATGGGGGTTGCTGGAATGGAGGAGACTGCACTGCAGTGAATGGAGTAGTGAAATGCCTCTGTCCCTCCAGCTGGACTGGGTCTAAATGTCAAGAAG CGATTTGTCCCCAGGGCTGCAGGAACGGGGGTAGCTGTGTGGCCCCAGGAATCTGCAGCTGTCTTGAGGGCTGGCTGGGCGGGGCTTGCCACACCG CTGTCTGTAAGCGTCCATGTCTGAATGGGGGGAAGTGCATTTCCCCTGATGTGTGCAGATGTCACCCCCACTTCTCTGGACCACGATGTGAGGAAAAGAAGAAGGCTTTCTACAACCGGGGGTAA